The Candidatus Bealeia paramacronuclearis DNA segment GTGATGAAACAAAAACGCCTGAATTCATAAAGATCAAAATACCCGTTCATGAGATGTATGCACGGCCACGTGCGACGCAAAAGCTTTTGGACGATGCGACTTTAAATATTGAGGAATGGCTTTCGGAAAAGATTGCTCAAAAAATGGCAGCAATGGAAAATACGGCCTTTATTTCAGGGGATGGTTCTGGAAAGCCCAAGGGTATTTTGGCTTACGATACGGCACTTAAAGGCGACTGGGCGTGGGGAAAATTTGAGCATGTCCTTTCGGGGAAAGATGGTGCTTTTGGAGATCAGGGCGTGGATACGCTTTATGATGTAATGCAGGCACTGAAACCCCAATATATTCCAGGCGCTTGCTGGTTAATGTCAAGATCTGCCCAAGCGTCATTGCGGAAATTGAGGGATGCCAATGACAACCGACATGTCTGGCAGCCAGCACTTGTAGAAGGGGCGAATCCTACCCTTTTGGGATCTCCCGTTTATGTGTCGGATGATATGCCCGCATTGGTGGGAGGAACGGAAAGTATTTCTCTTGCCTTTGGGAACTTTAAGGAGGCTTATCAAATTGTGGACCGTCAAGGTATTCACGTATTGCGAGACCCTTACAGCTCTAAACCCTATGTAGAGTTTTACACGACACGTAGGGTTGGCGGTGAAGCCGTCAATTTTGAGGCTTTAAAACTTATTAAGTTTAAAGCGTAAACTCAAAATCGGAGGGGGTTTTAGGCCCCTTCCGATTACCATCCATAATACCAAGGACGCACAGGGCAGCGATAGGGCATACAATTTTTTTCTGCAGGTTGACTGCTGTAGTTGTATCCCTTGCGATCGCTATCACCACGACCACGGGCTTGTGCATCTGAAGTGAAAACAGCTCCTGCGGCTGACAAAGCAAATGCAGATATAATTAATGTGCTGAAAAATTTAGACATAACCATTCTCCTATTAATACAAATTTTCAAATCAAAAACACCACTACTCATGCTTTTATTATGACCCAAAATTCGTAAATAAATCATTAATTTTTTATAAGGAATCAGCAAAATGATGGCAATTTTATCACGGGAGAAAAACCTTCCCGTCACGGTGGAGGAGGTGCAAACATTTTTACGGCTTTCGGATACGCAAGATGTTTCATTGTTGGAAAACTTGATCAGATCCGCCGTTGAGGAAGTCGAAACGTTTACGGGGCTTCTTTTACAAAAATGCACGAGTCAGCTTGTGTGTGATCTTAAATCGCGAAAGCCGGAGGGGCTTGTCCAAGCTCAAGGCGCTGAGATTGTGATTCGCATTCCCCATATCCCTTTTTTGAAAATGTTGAGCGTGAAAGTTGGGGAGCAAGAGATGTCCAAATATCGAATTCAAGTCTCGCATCAAGATGTGGCTCTGTGTCAGATGAGTGTGGAGGAAGGGCGAACGCTGAGCTTGACTTATGATGCTGGCTTTGGCGGCGAGATCCTTATCCCTGAAGCCTTGAAACTGGCCGTCCTTGAGATTGTAGCGTTTCGTTATGAACATCGCGGTGAGGGGCGAGGAGAGGTGCCTGGAATGACTACGTTCTTGCGTCCTTATCGTATTTTGCATCTTTAGGAGGGGTTCATGAAAATTCGTATTGGTGATTTAAAAGAGCGTATCTCCTTTTTGATTAAGAAAAAGGCGAGTGATAACAAGGGCGGCTGGATTGAATCCATTGAGGAAACAGTGCCCGTATGGGCCAATATCGTGCCCATTGTGGGACGTGACGGTTATCATCCTGATGATTTGGGAGGAGGCCTGGCATCGGGTGTGGGGTATTTGAAACAACCTTCGCGGGCCCGTTATCGTGTGACGGTTAGACGAGATATTGCAGTTCCCAATGGGGGCGATGTGATTTGGTCATTGGGTGTGATGAAAAAGCGATTCACGATGGCGTCCAGGCCTTATCTTATTTTGGATAAGCAATTTCAAGGTTTTGTTATGGTGGAAATGGGAGATGAATCATGATTGATATTTTAGGAGAGATGTGCCAAAAATTGGGCAAATCTGAGGATTTTAAAGCACTTTCAGGTGTCTTTACCCATGTTCCCTCTGAAACGCCTTATCCCTACATGACTCTTGAAAAAACAAAGAGTGAGGAAAGTTTTTCGTCTCATCGCTCAAACGTTGTACTCAAAGTTTGGAGTCGGTATCGGGGCGATGCGGAAGTTTCCCTTTATGAAAAGAAACTCAAAGAGACTCTGGAGATGGCAGAGTGGATTTCAGGGGCGTGCCTTAAAATTGAAGCTTCTCAAGTGAAAATTTTAAATGATGGTTTGACGCGCGTTTTGGAGATGAGGCTTGAAATATGGATCAGGGGAATTTAAATGGAAACAGAATTAACTCTTGAGATTCTGGGCTCACATAAGGGCTTTCCGCCTTTTTCTGCTCGTGGGTGTGTGCAAACGTTGGAGCCTATTCCTCAAGGGGAACTCCACCGCACCGTCAATGGTGATCTAGTATTGGTAGGGGGCTATCGTGAGACAAAATATCGCTCGAAAATAACGTGTAAAGATAAGCAGGGGATTGCATTGGGTGGAGTTATTATTGGTGCACCTGTTCGTGTGGGTTGTATCCAGCGCTTGGTAGAATCTGTTGAAGCAAAAAAAGATAAATACCTTTTAAAATATAACCCAGTGGAAGGGTCTATTTATTTCATTTCTGAATCAGGAATGCGGATTCAACTTGAAGGAGGGCGCGAGATAGCTTTATCCTTAGATCATGGCGTGGGATATTTAAGCTATCGTCCTACGATTGAAATGCGGATTACGTCTTATAAACTCGAGACCGATGAGTGGGGTATGACCGTTGGGTGGGCACTTGACTGTGAAGAGATTTAGGGGTTAAAAAGTTCAATTCAATATATATAAATTTTACATTTAATTGAAATTGGAGTTATGATGTTACGCTATTATTTCCCCCTTTTGATTTTTTTTATGAATTTGTATTTTAATGTCTCTGCGATGCAGAAAGATGATGATGGATGTGATGAGAATCAAAATTCTTCATCCACGCCCATTAAAGACTCAAAGGAAGAGAAGAAAGACCCAAAAAAGAAAGAAGAGAAAGAGAAGTCAGTTCTTACAAAAATGGAACCAGCCGATGAAAATGACACTCTTGTATTACAGAGTAATTTGGAAAATACTAACAGTATAGTAGAAAATCTTAATTTTAAAAATTTTCTTTTTTATGACTTAACTACTTTGACAGAGGATTCTGATGAGGACTCTCAATATGATGAAGACTCTGGCACGTCTGGCCCTGAGTCGACCTCCTATGATAGTTCCGGCAGTGACGATTAATACTATTTCGAAAAAATAGTTAACGTAATAAAAGCAGGATGATGATTGCCTAAACACCTACCTCGGCGGTTAACTTTTCCGCTTTGCGGGCTTTAAGGTGCTTGTGGGTCTCAATGTAAGCAATGTAGAACGTGGCGGGTACGATAATGGCCGCCCCCATGAGAGTGTTTATGGTAGGAAGCTCGTTGAAAATCACAAATCCAAAAGCTGCGGAAACCATCAGCTCAGAATAACGGAAAGGCTGAAGTGCGGAGACTTCGGTGGCTGCAAAGGCTTTTAAGAGGCAGAAGAGAATGAGATTTGAACCCACCCCCAAAAGAGCCAAGAAGAAGAGCTCAGAAAACTCAGGGGCGACCCAGATATAATACGTCGGGATGGCGTCCAAAATGGAGGTTCCCAATGCGGAGTAAAAAAGCATGGGGAGCATGCCTTCGTTTCCAGTCACAAGCTTTTTGTTGATGATATCAAGAGATGCAAACATGATGGTTGAACCTACGAGCAAAAGTGCCATGGGGTTGAGCGTCCCGCCATCAGGATGAAGGCTGATAAAAATTCCAATGAAGCCCAAAAAAGTCGCAATCCAACGGTGAATACCAACGTGCTCCTTTAAGAAGATTTTGGCCAAAGGCAAAATGAAAAACGGTGTTGTGAAGCTAATAGTAGTCGCCAGAGTGAGGGGCAACTGTGCCAATCCATAGCACCAAGGAGCAATTGCCATAAAAAGAAGTAATGCGCGGATCATGTGGGCTTTGGGATGTTTGGTTTTAAAGGCGACAGACCCTAATGTCATCATGAAGGGAAGAAGGACAAGCGCCCCAAATAAGAAACGGAAAAAAGCAACTTCTGCGCCAGGTAAGCGGGATCCTGCAAGTTTGGTGAGGATGTCGTTCATATTGCTGACAACACAAGACATAATCATCCAGAAAATACCTTGAAAATAACCTTTTTCGGTAAACCAACTGAGCACGGAAAGATATCCACTTCTTAAATACTATACAAGACGCACCTTCATAACGAAGTTGTGTGATGAAAGTCAAGATTATTCGGAAGGCAGTAAAAGATGAAAATTTATTTTGCAGGGGCGGCTTTGAGTGAGGCGTTTGATGAAAAAAAACATGCACGGTACGATTTTGCGGTCTTCGCACTTTCTATTTCACAAAAGGAAAATGAGGTGGCACGTGCGGAAATCAAAATGGAAAACGAGCCAGGGAAGCTTGAACATCTTAAAAAATATGAGAAATTCTTTATTTCCTGGGAAAGTCAGGGAAAAAGTGAGCTTATTTTTACAGGGATTCCTTCAAGAGGTAATCAGACATGTGAAGGTTACTTTTGTGTATTTGAGCTTTATGCCGCCCCCCCTCATCTAGAAGAGGACGTAAAGGCATTTTTAGAGCGACAAAAGAAAGCCCCATATTGGGATCCTTTGTTTGTTCCCCCTGAAAAACGTGGAAAATCTTTGGAAGTTCAAGACACGCTTCTTGAGAGCCTTTATGTGGATCGCAAATCTTGGGAGTTAAAGCGTTCATCTTTTTTTAAAGGGTCGCAAAAAATTGATTTAAAGGGAAACTTTTTGAGAGAAAGTTTTATCAATTATGTTGTGCAGACGCCTTTGCGGGCTGTCACTGTGAAGCTTAAAGCCGAATGGATGCAAGATCAGGAAGGGTACGTGGATATTGCCCGTGTCATTGCGCGAAAATTTCCAGGATTTCAAATTAATAGCTTCTCAAGTATTGGAATTGAAGCCAACTGGCCGAAACAAGGGCAAAAAGTGGGTCGCTCAGGGTATGAAGTTATCAAATCGCGCTTTGATAGAATTAAGCCGAATGCCCATGAGCCTATTCCTTTTTCCCCGCCTCTTAAAGCGCACTTAGGTATTGAGAAATACTATGTGCGACGCCATTGGTATGACGCAAAGCTTTATCTGAGATGGCAGTATCGTCAAAAGCGGCGTGAGACGTTGTTATTTACGCTTCAGCATGAATTTCAAAAAGGGGCCTCTTTGGATGGTGAGGTGAAGGAAATTTCTATTTCCCTTCAAAATATCAATCCAGAGCCACGGTCTTACCGTTGGATTCCAAAGGCTTATTATCGTGAAGGAATGCTCGTGACTCTGGGGGCTTATACGTATGTCGCCAAAGACGATCACAAATCGTCATATATATTTGAGGAGGATCGTGCTCATTGGAAGCTCAAATCCGACTCGGCTCTGGGACGAGAGGAGCGCGTTGATGAGACGTTTTTTCTAAGCCCTCGTGGTCGGCAAGCCTTTGAACATGGGTTGACTCTTGCTCAGTCACGAGTTACGCAGTTTGCAGCAAAAGGGTGGGAATCTAAGCGAAAGACATGAGTTTTGTTATTTCTCTAGAGATATCATGCTTAATAACATCCCACTGCTGCTGATAAAAAGAGAAGCCTCCAGCAAGTCGTCTTTTAAATCTTTGAATCCAAGCCGAAATGGCAAGAAATATATGATTTCTTTGGGCTCGTCCCGTGCGAGACTGACAGCGTTCAAGACCGCATGTTTGCTTTAATTCCCGATGATAAACTTCGATTTTCCAACGCGATTTCATGACCAGTTCAATATGATCACGAGAGGGATTATCCCTATTGGTTCCGATATAATCCGTGCGACCGTTTTTGGCAACAAACCGGAAAACAGTAATCCATCCATATCCGCGTAAGTGAACTTTCAGTCCTTCATCTGGAATGTCCAGCTTTTCAAGAGTTTCTCCACGATTCACTTTCCTGTTTTTCTTCAACCCCATCACCCATGTCCAGCCTATGGATTCAATGGCCTTCAGATTATTCAAGCTCGAGTACCAAGCGTCTGCAACCACGTCATCCGGATTTATCCCTCTGTCTTGAGCCAGCTTTAACATTTCCCTGAAATGGTCATTCTTGCTTTTGCCATCGCTGGCTTTATCATAAATACGATAATCAACAGGAATAGAGTCATGACTCCTCAGGCCATGCCATACCAAATTGACAAGACCTATCCCCGCAATAACATCATGGGCATTCCCAGAATACTGATAATGCACAAGCTCTATCTTCTCGCTCCGATTTTTATCCAAAATTGTATCGTCACATACTAAAAAACAAGGTTCTTTCTTGTTAATAAGAGATTGAGTAAGATTCCACACTCCGCTCGGACGCAATGCACTAGAACTCAACCATCGATTGACGCTGTCATGCGACAATGGAATCGGTGACACCTCCGAAAGTGCCAACCCTGAATAGCGCACACTGCTGGCTTGTAAAAATGAACGATAAAGTGATTTTGTGCATTTGTGTCGAGACATCATTTCTTCTCATTTAATAAATATTCCCTCTCACCTTATCTCTTCTCTCTTCTCCTGCAAACTGCGTAACTCGTGTCAGTATCATCTCGCTAAAAGCGCGAGATCCAGTGAAATAAAAGTGACTGGCTCTTGGGAGGACCTTCTCTCTGTCACAACGGACCACACAGTGCGACTTGAGGATCCTCGGATTCCGGGCGGACAAGCCCAAGGCAAAGTGGTCCATTACCGAATCTATGCCGAGGGGGAGGGGGGAAGACGCGCTGTTGAGATCACGATTGCCCACACCCTCGGTATAGCCCCCAAAACGAAAGTTCAGCTTCAAGAAAAGTATGCTCCTCATTTTGCTCTTGATGGCTATTGTGAGGAAGATTATTTGACAAAGTCAGGACTTTTAAGAGCGGCACCTTCTGGGATTGCTTATTATGATTTTGGAGGTCAATGTCCACGAGAGGGACTTTTGAATTGGCGACGGCTTCATTCAGTTCGTATGGTGAAATCTGTGGCTGTCAAAAATGGACCGATTGAGCAATTGAAAGCCCTTGTTACGGCTCAAGGACAATTCAAAGAGGTTTTGAAGGACAAGCAAACACAAGTACAAGTCCAGCTTTATGACTTAAGGACAAAACCGTGTCTTGATCATAAAATTGAGGTGACCCTGGCAGGTGGATGGTCAGCTCCGGTATGGGGTTGAGATGGGCCCCGGATCACGTGACCTTGAAAGCTCAAGATAAACCTTGATTTTCGATCATTGTCTGGGATGACGTAATTGTGGAAACAGTTTGCTCCACATCGTTACTCTGAAATTAATTAGAAAACTTAACTTTATTAATTAATTTTTAATAAAATTTATATTATAATCAAATCATAACAAATAGGGAGATTGAAAATGAAAATTATATCAATATTATTTTTCACAGTGTTTTGTGCTGGATCAGCACAGGCTCTCACTCATACAATGATTAATTGGCCCTACTGTATAGGTGAACATTGTCCTCCTCCTCATGCTATGCAGGTGGTTCCCCATGATAAGGTACAAAACATGATGCATTATCGAGCGCCTATAAATCATCACTAAGTAATCACTAATTATATTAAAAAGCCTCGAGGCGCTTCTTTAGCCTCGGGGTTTTTTGTTGGCATCTCAAGAGAGTTTTGACCAAAACTGCAGCGTAATGAAATAAATTTTGACGAAATATATTTGGATTCCTCCCTCATATACAATTCTAAACAAAATAAATGGAAATATAAATGAAATGGTTCATTCGCAATGACTTGCCTCAAAATTGGCCAGGCCATCAGCTCCCTGATCTTTTGGATTTAAATGAAGAGGAGGGGCTGATCGATATGACTTCTGATCAAGAAAGTGAGATCGAAATCCTTTCTGAAAATGATCTTTTTCCTGAAAAAATTGTTTTGCGTCTCAAAATTGCGCCCGTGCCTTACGAGAGCTTTCAAATCATGGGAATGAGCTATTTAGGTAATGATTATGGAAAGATCTCAATTTATGAAAAGACTAGGGTTAAGGCGATTGCAGGTGTGAAAATAAGTTCTGATAAAGCGCTTTTTCAAGGAATTGATCTTGTTGAGACGGGGAGAGGATGGTTTGAAACACAAGGAAAACGAGTGGACTTTACCCCCTTTTCAGAAGTGCAGTTTGTGATGGAACGGGACACACAAGCCCCACTTTTTCGGAAATTATTTGGTGTGGTTCGAAACGATTTAAAGATTTCACATGACCCACAAAAACGCTTTTTAATTCCTTTTGGGGGGCTTTTTTATCCTGGGATTTTGCCTGAAGAGGCACAACAAGTGTATTGCGAAGTTTTGAAAAAACAAGATCAAACCTTTGATCTGGGGTTTACATCTTCAAGCCTTTGGCGGGAGCGTGGAATTTTGCCGCCCCAGCCAGGTGATTATGAAGGAAAAGAGATTCAATTTGAAGGAGATCTTGAGGATCACCTGAGCTTGGGCGCGGCTTTAGTGGCTGGCTCTGCGCAATTTTTAGTGCGGTTGAAGTCTATCCCTGAGACGAAGGTTTATGCCTCACAGAGTTATCGCATCCCGGGCGGGCACCCGGAGTTGATTGAGGTCACGTTTGTACCCAAATAGTAAGGAGAAACCATGGGACTTATATTGAGAAAAAACAAAGGAATGCCGCTGACTTCAGATGAGGTGGATGGGAACTTTCAAGAGCTTTTAGAGCGAATTGTCGCGTTAGAAGAAACACCTCTCAAAGGAGAAGGATTGAGCCAAGTCGTTGAAGATCAAGGCGAGATTCGCTTTATAGGCTCTTATGGGAATAACTTTGGTGCATTTAAACTGCCAAATTCCACATTTTTTTTGAAGGTCTACAAAGGGACTTTGCCGGGAGTGGCCAAGACGGGTCAACTTGCAATCTATCAAGATGAGAAAAACTTTATACTTGTATTTTATGAAGGAACAGCTTGGCGACAAGTCTATAACGGAGAGGTTATTTTATGCAAATAGTGACTGAAAAAGATATCGATATTTTAGCACGCACTATTTATGGCGAGGCTCGGTGTGAATACAACCATCCGCAAGGTGGGCTGGGATCTTTGATTGCAGTAGGAAATGTGGTGATGAACCGTCTGAACGCCAAACGCCGCTTTGGGAATAGCATTGAGGATGTGTGTCTCAAGCCTTTTCAATTCTCGTGCTGGAACGCCAAAGATCCCATGCGGAAAGTCATTACGGGGGAGGGTATTGAAAAAGATATTGTCTTTAAAATTTGCCAAGAGGTGGCCAGTGCGGTGGCCAATCAAGCATGGCCAGACTTTACACGGGATAGCAATCATTACCATGCTTATTATTGCAAACCCGATTGGGCGGATCCCAGAAAGCTTCAGGTCCGCTTGGGTCGTCATTACTTTTACAAATTAGGGTGAGTTTATGAGTTTTCCTGTTGTTCCTTTAGCGTTGGCCCTGGCTGAGTTTGCGCCCTTAGTTGCTCGGTGGGTGGGTGGTGAAAAATCAGAAAAAGTAGCCCAAAAGATTGTCGATACCGCCAAACGCCTGACTGGTGAGGACGATCCTGCCAAGATTCTTCAGGCGATGAAGGCCGACCCTAAACTGGTTGCCGAATTTCAGCATGCCGTTTTGAAAATGGAACATGAGCGGGAGATGGCGATTTATGAGGATCGCAAAAACGCACGTGCACGGGATATGGTTTTTATTCAATCACAAAAACATAATATTCGCGCTGATGTGATGGTGATATCTGCAGCCATGGGTTTGATCAGTTGTCTTTTAACTATCACTTTGTATTCAGGATCCCTTCCTGGCGAAGCGGTTGGAATTATCTCAACTATTGCAGGTATTTTCGGCTCGTGCCTTAAAGATGCCTATGCCTTTGAGTTTGGATCTTCCCGTGGCAGTAAACTCAAAGATATTCAATTGGCTGAAGCGACGTTGAGGGAGAAATGAGAGATTGCTTTTCACTCAATTCAGCCTTACCCTACTTAGGAAATGGCTGAATATAAAAACGGGGGAAGACATCATGAAATATCAAAAGACTAAAAGCCCTTTAGCATTCTGCGTAACTGGACTAGGGGTAGCGATTACGATCCTTACTTTCAATAATGATCTTTTTGCTGATTTGGTGTTTTCTGCTGTTAATTATACTGGAAAAGATGTGATGTTGCAGGTCCATCAAGGGCTTCCAACTCT contains these protein-coding regions:
- a CDS encoding DMT family transporter, with translation MLSWFTEKGYFQGIFWMIMSCVVSNMNDILTKLAGSRLPGAEVAFFRFLFGALVLLPFMMTLGSVAFKTKHPKAHMIRALLLFMAIAPWCYGLAQLPLTLATTISFTTPFFILPLAKIFLKEHVGIHRWIATFLGFIGIFISLHPDGGTLNPMALLLVGSTIMFASLDIINKKLVTGNEGMLPMLFYSALGTSILDAIPTYYIWVAPEFSELFFLALLGVGSNLILFCLLKAFAATEVSALQPFRYSELMVSAAFGFVIFNELPTINTLMGAAIIVPATFYIAYIETHKHLKARKAEKLTAEVGV
- a CDS encoding phage major capsid protein; translation: MHDYDIATTLDDLGRTFQEFKSTQQERLENLEKKTGEDPLLVQKLDRMSTAIDQAEVRLKQLEVARLRPQSMMSENPEMRGHKSAFLNYVRQGVDQDLHAYEVKALSSQTGKEGGFLIPSGLSDTLQAVLDSTSVMRQIANVREIANDALELLFDKDMADAGWALETAARDETKTPEFIKIKIPVHEMYARPRATQKLLDDATLNIEEWLSEKIAQKMAAMENTAFISGDGSGKPKGILAYDTALKGDWAWGKFEHVLSGKDGAFGDQGVDTLYDVMQALKPQYIPGACWLMSRSAQASLRKLRDANDNRHVWQPALVEGANPTLLGSPVYVSDDMPALVGGTESISLAFGNFKEAYQIVDRQGIHVLRDPYSSKPYVEFYTTRRVGGEAVNFEALKLIKFKA
- a CDS encoding cell wall hydrolase codes for the protein MQIVTEKDIDILARTIYGEARCEYNHPQGGLGSLIAVGNVVMNRLNAKRRFGNSIEDVCLKPFQFSCWNAKDPMRKVITGEGIEKDIVFKICQEVASAVANQAWPDFTRDSNHYHAYYCKPDWADPRKLQVRLGRHYFYKLG
- a CDS encoding head-tail connector protein, which gives rise to MMAILSREKNLPVTVEEVQTFLRLSDTQDVSLLENLIRSAVEEVETFTGLLLQKCTSQLVCDLKSRKPEGLVQAQGAEIVIRIPHIPFLKMLSVKVGEQEMSKYRIQVSHQDVALCQMSVEEGRTLSLTYDAGFGGEILIPEALKLAVLEIVAFRYEHRGEGRGEVPGMTTFLRPYRILHL